The following are encoded together in the Arvicanthis niloticus isolate mArvNil1 chromosome 9, mArvNil1.pat.X, whole genome shotgun sequence genome:
- the Ccdc142 gene encoding coiled-coil domain-containing protein 142 isoform X2 codes for MDRASHSSGLLPPLANALPSWAQPVDAGEERGEGRRGGPGLLAAVSVRCPDSSRQPWAPASASGPMPFALQRLRAALLRLHREREQLLRARDCARHLQAVVRLLRSGSAGSLSLQQLHGNLQMCPLRGTALRLGFRGSRETLLLARPLGLAAQHLDATIEMQLRALGRAPASLGLTSQLAELLLALPFYHTLQEQSLSFVPRAARPFPVARVLHLLAAERGCQVADRLAEALGGSGLQDQLGRQCDQERELLPGLLGLVGGVASTDSSGLGLGGPGALWSQYWTLLWAACAQCLDLCVGPWRDPRAVAQQLSQALCQASLPQECEKELLSLCHSLSHQSLISSWDRALGSALGGQSGPASPSPTADLLRQLFPPLLDILRQPKSELSLCQPAGPTPVALGLCTLQTTLLWFLGRAQQHLAAWAPGPFLLLIQKDLPPLLLAVEALSSLASEAAFTLEVEQQLGLEIQKLTAKMQLLPKESLSLFFQECHKQATQGFKLHMPRGRYWRLRLSPEHPSDPSEYARMVVYTVLEPVLQGLQGLPPEAQAPALSQALTATLGAWLDHILTYGIRFSLQGALQLKQDFGVVREVLEQEQWGLSRELRQTLLSLSIFQRLDGALLCLLQQPLPKNPIHRRPPRCCFCNEVQTTELPTSSLNSLESLPPRLRPGISPAQNTHLLSTLGGGGRGVGGGGGGGGPSPEAYLAGNQQAWLALRLHQHPRWHLPFFSCLGTSPEP; via the exons ATGGACCGAGCGTCCCATTCTAGTGGCCTTCTGCCTCCACTCGCTAACGCACTCCCGTCGTGGGCGCAGCCCGTGGACgctggggaggagaggggcgaGGGGAGGCGCGGAGGGCCCGGGCTACTGGCTGCGGTGAGCGTCCGGTGCCCGGACTCCAGCAGACAGCCGTGGGCTCCCGCGTCTGCAAGCGGCCCGATGCCTTTCGCTCTGCAGCGGCTCCGGGCTGCGTTGCTGCGTCTGCACCGTGAGCGAGAGCAGCTCCTGCGGGCCAGGGACTGCGCCCGCCACCTGCAGGCGGTCGTGCGGCTGCTCCGCTCCGGCTCGGCCGGTTCCCTCTCCCTGCAGCAGCTGCACGGCAATTTACAGATGTGCCCTTTGCGTGGGACAGCTCTGCGCCTCGGCTTCCGGGGCTCCAGGGAGACGCTTCTCCTGGCTCGCCCTCTTGGGTTAGCAGCCCAGCACCTGGATGCTACCATCGAGATGCAGCTTCGCGCCCTAGGCCGGGCACCGGCTAGCCTGGGCCTGACGTCCCAGCTAGCCGAACTGTTGCTGGCCCTTCCTTTCTACCACACTCTACAGGAACAATCCCTGAGCTTCGTCCCCAGGGCCGCGCGCCCGTTCCCCGTGGCCCGAGTGCTCCACCTCCTGGCTGCAGAACGGGGTTGTCAGGTGGCAGATCGGCTGGCTGAAGCCCTTGGCGGATCGGGCTTGCAGGATCAACTCGGTCGGCAGTGTGACCAAGAGCGAGAGCTGCTGCCCGGGCTGCTGGGCCTAGTAGGGGGCGTGGCTAGCACCGACAGCAGTGGACTGGGGCTTGGAGGGCCTGGAGCCCTGTGGAGCCAGTATTGGACCTTGCTGTGGGCAGCCTGTGCTCAGTGTTTGGACCTATGCGTGGGACCCTGGAGGGACCCCCGAGCAGTGGCACAACAGCTGAGTCAGGCACTGTGTCAAG CGTCCCTGCCGCAGGAGTGTGAGAAGGAGCTGTTGTCTCTGTGTCACAGCCTATCTCATCAGTCTCTTATCAGCAGCTGGGACCGAG CCTTGGGATCAGCCCTGGGTGGTCAGAGCGGCCCTGCTTCACCGTCTCCTACCGCGGACCTGTTGCGGCAGCTTTTTCCTCCCCTCTTGGATATCCTTCGACAGCCTAAGTCGGAACTCAGCCTGTGTCAGCCTGCAG GTCCTACACCTGTCGCTCTGGGGCTCTGTACCCTGCAGACCACCTTGCTCTGGTTCTTGGGCAGAGCTCAGCAGCACCTGGCAGCATGGGCCCCCGGTCCCTTCCTACTCCTGATCCAGAAGGACTTGCCT CCTCTTCTGCTTGCAGTGGAAGCGCTGTCCAGCCTGGCCTCCGAGGCAGCCTTCACTCTGGAGGTGGAGCAGCAGCTGGGCCTGGAGATCCAGAAGTTGACAGCAAAGATGCAG CTCCTGCCCAAAGAGTCACTGAGtcttttttttcaagaatgtCATAAACAAGCCACACAAGGCTTCAAGCTCCACATGCCAAGGGGTCGATACTGGAGGCTTCGACTGAGTCCtg AACATCCCAGTGACCCTAGTGAGTACGCTCGGATGGTGGTCTACACTGTGTTGGAGCCTGTGTTGCAAGGACTGCAGGGATTGCCGCCCGAAGCCCAAGCCCCGGCCCTCAGCCAGGCACTGACAGCCACACTGGGCGCCTGGCTTGACCACATTCTCACCTATGGGATCCGGTTCAG CCTGCAGGGGGCGCTGCAGCTCAAACAAGACTTCGGAGTGGTCAGGGAGGTTCTGGAACAGGAGCAGTGGGGCCTGTCCCGGGAGCTTCGCCAGACTCTGCTCTCACTCAGCATCTTCCAGCGGCTAGATGGGGCCCTGCTGTGTCTTCTGCAGCAACCTCTGCCCAAGAATCCAATCCACAGAAGACCTCCTCGTTGCT gtTTTTGTAATGAGGTCCAGACCACCGAACTGCCCACCAGCAGCCTCAACAGCCTGGAAAGCTTGCCACCCCGTCTACGGCCTGGAATCTCCCCAGCACAGAACACCCACCTGCTAAGCACcctgggaggaggaggacgaggggtagggggaggaggaggaggaggaggacctaGTCCTGAGGCTTACCTGGCCGGAAACCAGCAGGCCTGGCTTGCCCTGAGGTTGCACCAACACCCTCGTTGGcacctgccttttttttcttgcctGGGGACAAGTCCTGAACCCTAA
- the Ccdc142 gene encoding coiled-coil domain-containing protein 142 isoform X1: MDRASHSSGLLPPLANALPSWAQPVDAGEERGEGRRGGPGLLAAVSVRCPDSSRQPWAPASASGPMPFALQRLRAALLRLHREREQLLRARDCARHLQAVVRLLRSGSAGSLSLQQLHGNLQMCPLRGTALRLGFRGSRETLLLARPLGLAAQHLDATIEMQLRALGRAPASLGLTSQLAELLLALPFYHTLQEQSLSFVPRAARPFPVARVLHLLAAERGCQVADRLAEALGGSGLQDQLGRQCDQERELLPGLLGLVGGVASTDSSGLGLGGPGALWSQYWTLLWAACAQCLDLCVGPWRDPRAVAQQLSQALCQASLPQECEKELLSLCHSLSHQSLISSWDRGFCQALGSALGGQSGPASPSPTADLLRQLFPPLLDILRQPKSELSLCQPAGPTPVALGLCTLQTTLLWFLGRAQQHLAAWAPGPFLLLIQKDLPPLLLAVEALSSLASEAAFTLEVEQQLGLEIQKLTAKMQLLPKESLSLFFQECHKQATQGFKLHMPRGRYWRLRLSPEHPSDPSEYARMVVYTVLEPVLQGLQGLPPEAQAPALSQALTATLGAWLDHILTYGIRFSLQGALQLKQDFGVVREVLEQEQWGLSRELRQTLLSLSIFQRLDGALLCLLQQPLPKNPIHRRPPRCCFCNEVQTTELPTSSLNSLESLPPRLRPGISPAQNTHLLSTLGGGGRGVGGGGGGGGPSPEAYLAGNQQAWLALRLHQHPRWHLPFFSCLGTSPEP, translated from the exons ATGGACCGAGCGTCCCATTCTAGTGGCCTTCTGCCTCCACTCGCTAACGCACTCCCGTCGTGGGCGCAGCCCGTGGACgctggggaggagaggggcgaGGGGAGGCGCGGAGGGCCCGGGCTACTGGCTGCGGTGAGCGTCCGGTGCCCGGACTCCAGCAGACAGCCGTGGGCTCCCGCGTCTGCAAGCGGCCCGATGCCTTTCGCTCTGCAGCGGCTCCGGGCTGCGTTGCTGCGTCTGCACCGTGAGCGAGAGCAGCTCCTGCGGGCCAGGGACTGCGCCCGCCACCTGCAGGCGGTCGTGCGGCTGCTCCGCTCCGGCTCGGCCGGTTCCCTCTCCCTGCAGCAGCTGCACGGCAATTTACAGATGTGCCCTTTGCGTGGGACAGCTCTGCGCCTCGGCTTCCGGGGCTCCAGGGAGACGCTTCTCCTGGCTCGCCCTCTTGGGTTAGCAGCCCAGCACCTGGATGCTACCATCGAGATGCAGCTTCGCGCCCTAGGCCGGGCACCGGCTAGCCTGGGCCTGACGTCCCAGCTAGCCGAACTGTTGCTGGCCCTTCCTTTCTACCACACTCTACAGGAACAATCCCTGAGCTTCGTCCCCAGGGCCGCGCGCCCGTTCCCCGTGGCCCGAGTGCTCCACCTCCTGGCTGCAGAACGGGGTTGTCAGGTGGCAGATCGGCTGGCTGAAGCCCTTGGCGGATCGGGCTTGCAGGATCAACTCGGTCGGCAGTGTGACCAAGAGCGAGAGCTGCTGCCCGGGCTGCTGGGCCTAGTAGGGGGCGTGGCTAGCACCGACAGCAGTGGACTGGGGCTTGGAGGGCCTGGAGCCCTGTGGAGCCAGTATTGGACCTTGCTGTGGGCAGCCTGTGCTCAGTGTTTGGACCTATGCGTGGGACCCTGGAGGGACCCCCGAGCAGTGGCACAACAGCTGAGTCAGGCACTGTGTCAAG CGTCCCTGCCGCAGGAGTGTGAGAAGGAGCTGTTGTCTCTGTGTCACAGCCTATCTCATCAGTCTCTTATCAGCAGCTGGGACCGAG GGTTCTGCCAAGCCTTGGGATCAGCCCTGGGTGGTCAGAGCGGCCCTGCTTCACCGTCTCCTACCGCGGACCTGTTGCGGCAGCTTTTTCCTCCCCTCTTGGATATCCTTCGACAGCCTAAGTCGGAACTCAGCCTGTGTCAGCCTGCAG GTCCTACACCTGTCGCTCTGGGGCTCTGTACCCTGCAGACCACCTTGCTCTGGTTCTTGGGCAGAGCTCAGCAGCACCTGGCAGCATGGGCCCCCGGTCCCTTCCTACTCCTGATCCAGAAGGACTTGCCT CCTCTTCTGCTTGCAGTGGAAGCGCTGTCCAGCCTGGCCTCCGAGGCAGCCTTCACTCTGGAGGTGGAGCAGCAGCTGGGCCTGGAGATCCAGAAGTTGACAGCAAAGATGCAG CTCCTGCCCAAAGAGTCACTGAGtcttttttttcaagaatgtCATAAACAAGCCACACAAGGCTTCAAGCTCCACATGCCAAGGGGTCGATACTGGAGGCTTCGACTGAGTCCtg AACATCCCAGTGACCCTAGTGAGTACGCTCGGATGGTGGTCTACACTGTGTTGGAGCCTGTGTTGCAAGGACTGCAGGGATTGCCGCCCGAAGCCCAAGCCCCGGCCCTCAGCCAGGCACTGACAGCCACACTGGGCGCCTGGCTTGACCACATTCTCACCTATGGGATCCGGTTCAG CCTGCAGGGGGCGCTGCAGCTCAAACAAGACTTCGGAGTGGTCAGGGAGGTTCTGGAACAGGAGCAGTGGGGCCTGTCCCGGGAGCTTCGCCAGACTCTGCTCTCACTCAGCATCTTCCAGCGGCTAGATGGGGCCCTGCTGTGTCTTCTGCAGCAACCTCTGCCCAAGAATCCAATCCACAGAAGACCTCCTCGTTGCT gtTTTTGTAATGAGGTCCAGACCACCGAACTGCCCACCAGCAGCCTCAACAGCCTGGAAAGCTTGCCACCCCGTCTACGGCCTGGAATCTCCCCAGCACAGAACACCCACCTGCTAAGCACcctgggaggaggaggacgaggggtagggggaggaggaggaggaggaggacctaGTCCTGAGGCTTACCTGGCCGGAAACCAGCAGGCCTGGCTTGCCCTGAGGTTGCACCAACACCCTCGTTGGcacctgccttttttttcttgcctGGGGACAAGTCCTGAACCCTAA
- the Mrpl53 gene encoding large ribosomal subunit protein mL53 has product MAEVFADRPLGAPRRREVQRRPPEAVRCHKTLPSATPSGAEVAMAAALARLGLRPVKLVRVQFCPFEKNVESTRTFLQAVSSEKVRATNLNCSVIADVRHDGSEPCVDVLFGDGYRLIMRGAHLTTQEMLSALASHIRARNAAAASAPSADKVAPGTGTRR; this is encoded by the exons ATGGCTGAAGTATTTGCGGACCGCCCACTCGGGGCCCCTCGGCGGCGAGAAGTACAGCGGAGGCCGCCGGAAGCGGTCCGTTGCCATAAAACGCTCCCCAGTGCTACTCCTTCCGGGGCGGAGGTAGCCATGGCGGCGGCTCTGGCTCGGCTCGGACTCCGGCCAGTCAAGCTGGTTCGAGTTCAGTTCTGCCCGTTTGAGAAGAACGTGGAGTCGACGAG GACCTTTCTCCAGGCGGTGAGCAGCGAGAAAGTCCGCGCCACCAACCTCAACTGCTCGGTGATCGCCGACGTGAGGCACGACGGCTCTGAGCCCTGCGTGGACGTGTTATTCG GAGATGGGTATCGGCTGATTATGCGCGGCGCCCACCTCACCACTCAGGAAATGTTAAGTGCCTTGGCCTCCCACATCCGGGCCAGGAACGCCGCGGCAGCATCTGCACCCAGCGCAGACAAGGTCGCCCCAGGTACCGGTACCCGCCGCTGA
- the Mogs gene encoding mannosyl-oligosaccharide glucosidase: MARGERRRRSAAAEGARPLERARGAGRRDGRAGGARGSASGAALAVVVLALAFGLSGRWVLAWLRVRRALTLHPAPPALPPDSSSPAVAPELFWGTYRPHVYFGMKTRSPKPLLTGLMWAQQGATPGTPPKLRHTCEQGDGVGPYGWEFHDGLSFGRQHIHDGALRLTTEFVKRPGGHHGGDWSWRVTVEPQASGTASFPLVSLFFYVVTDGQEVLIPEIGAKGQLKFISGHTSELGDFRLTLLPPTSPGDTVPKYGSYNVFWSSNPGLPLLTDMVKSRLHSWFQHRPPGASPERYLGLPGSLKWEERGPSGQGQFLIQQVTLKAPFSVEFVFESGSASAGRNQASGQLLGSQLTQALESHAAAFKERFEKTFQLKEKGLSPEEQALGQVALSGLLGGIGYFYGQGLVLPDTGMEGSEQKMDPALFPPVPLFSGVPSRSFFPRGFLWDEGFHQLVVQRWEPHLTREALGHWLGLLNADGWIGREQILGDEARARVPPEFLVQRAAHANPPTLLLPVLHMLEGRDPDDLAFLRRAFPRLHAWFSWLHQSQAGPVPLSYRWRGRDLALPTLLNPKTLPSGLDDYPRASHPSTAERHLDLRCWVAFGARVLSQLAEQLGETEAAAELGPLAASLEEPGSLDELHWAPELGVFADFGNHTKAVQLKSRPPQGLVRVVGRPPPRLQYVDALGYVSLFPLLLQLLDPSSPRLGPLLDVLADSRHLWSPFGLRSLSASSLFYKQRNTEHDPPYWRGAVWLNVNYLALGALHHYGRVEGPHKAQAAKLYHELRANVVRNVRQQYQATGFLWEQYSDQDGRGMGCRPFQGWTSLVLLIMAEEY; this comes from the exons ATGGCCCGGGGCGAGAGGCGACGGCGCTCAGCGGCCGCGGAGGGGGCGCGGCCGCTGGAGAGGGCGCGGGGTGCGGGCCGGCGGGATGGCAGGGCTGGCGGGGCGCGCGGCTCGGCGAGCGGCGCGGCCTTGGCCGTGGTGGTGTTGGCGCTGGCCTTCGGCCTGTCGGGGCGCTGGGTGCTGGCGTGGCTCCGTGTGCGCCGCGCGCTCACCCTGCACCCCGCACCTCCCGCGCTGCCGCCGGACTCCTCAAGCCCTGCCGTGGCCCCGGAACTCTTCTGGGGCACCTACCGCCCACACGTCTATTTCGGCATGAAGACTCGCAGCCCCAAACCACTGCTCACGG GACTGATGTGGGCGCAGCAAGGCGCCACCCCGGGGACCCCTCCTAAGCTCAGGCACACGTGTGAACAGGGAGACGGCGTGGGTCCCTATGGCTGGGAGTTCCACGATGGCCTCTCCTTCGGTCGACAACATATCCACGATGGAGCCTTAAGGCTCACCACTGAGTTCGTCAAGAGGCCTGGGGGTCATCATGGAGGGGATTGGAGCTGGAGAGTGACAGTAGAGCCTCAG GCCTCAGGTACAGCTTCCTTCCCTTTGGTGTCCCTGTTCTTCTACGTGGTAACAGATGGGCAAGAGGTCCTAATACCAGAGATTGGAGCCAAAGGACAGTTGAAGTTCATCAGTGGGCACACCAGTGAACTTGGTGACTTCCGTCTTACGCTTCTGCCACCAACCAGTCCAGGAGACACTGTCCCTAAGTATGGCAG CTACAATGTCTTCTGGTCCTCCAACCCAGGGCTGCCACTGCTCACAGATATGGTGAAGAGCCGCCTACACAGCTGGTTTCAGCACCGGCCCCCAGGAGCCTCTCCTGAACGCTACCTCGGCTTGCCTGGATCTCTgaagtgggaggagagaggcCCTAGTGGGCAAGGGCAGTTCTTGATACAGCAGGTGACACTGAAAGCCCCTTTCTCTGTGGAGTTTGTGTTTGAATCTGGCAGTGCCTCGGCAGGAAGAAACCAGGCCTCTGGGCAGCTGTTAGGCAGCCAACTGACCCAGGCTCTGGAGAGCCATGCTGCAGCCTTCAAGGAGCGTTTTGAGAAAACCTTCCAGCTGAAGGAGAAGGGCTTGAGCCCTGAGGAGCAGGCTTTGGGTCAGGTCGCCCTCAGTGGCCTTCTTGGTGGGATTGGTTACTTCTATGGACAGGGTTTGGTGTTGCCAGACACTGGCATGGAAGGATCTGAACAGAAAATGGACCCTGCCCTATTTCCACCAGTCCCTCTTTTTTCTGGGGTGCCTTCCCGGTCATTCTTCCCACGAGGCTTCCTCTGGGATGAAGGCTTTCACCAGCTAGTGGTCCAGCGATGGGAACCCCACCTCACCCGGGAGGCCCTAGGACACTGGCTGGGGCTGCTTAATGCTGATGGCTGGATCGGGCGAGAACAGATTCTGGGGGATGAGGCCAGAGCCCGAGTGCCCCCAGAATTTCTAGTGCAACGTGCAGCCCATGCCAACCCCCCAACCCTGCTCCTGCCGGTATTACACATGCTAGAAGGCCGTGATCCTGACGACTTGGCCTTTCTCCGCAGGGCTTTCCCCCGTCTGCATGCTTGGTTCTCTTGGCTCCATCAAAGTCAGGCAGGGCCGGTGCCACTGTCCTACCGCTGGCGGGGCAGGGACCTAGCTTTGCCTACCCTGCTTAATCCCAAGACGCTGCCCTCGGGCCTGGATGACTACCCCAGGGCCTCACATCCTTCTACAGCAGAGCGGCACCTGGACCTGCGATGCTGGGTGGCATTTGGTGCCCGGGTGCTGTCACAGCTTGCAGAACAGCTTGGGGAGACTGAAGCTGCTGCAGAGCTGGGCCCGTTGGCTGCCTCTCTAGAAGAACCTGGAAGTCTTGATGAGCTGCACTGGGCTCCTGAGCTGGGGGTCTTCGCTGACTTTGGGAACCACACAAAAGCAGTACAGCTCAAGTCTAGGCCCCCACAGGGACTGGTCAGAGTGGTAGGCAGGCCTCCACCTCGACTGCAGTATGTGGATGCCCTGGGCTATGTGTCTCTTTTTCCTCTGCTGCTGCAGCTACTGGACCCCAGCTCACCCCGCTTGGGACCCCTGCTGGACGTCCTAGCTGATAGCCGCCATCTCTGGAGCCCCTTTGGGTTGCGCTCCCTTTCAGCCTCGAGCCTCTTTTATAAACAGCGTAATACTGAGCACGACCCACCTTACTGGCGGGGTGCCGTATGGCTGAATGTTAACTACCTAGCTTTGGGGGCACTGCACCACTATGGGCGTGTGGAGGGTCCTCACAAGGCTCAGGCTGCCAAACTCTACCACGAACTGCGGGCCAATGTAGTGAGAAACGTGCGGCAGCAATACCAGGCTACTGGGTTTCTATGGGAACAGTACAGTGACCAGGATGGGCGGGGCATGGGCTGCCGCCCCTTCCAAGGATGGACCAGTCTTGTTTTACTGATCATGGCTGAAGAGTACTAA
- the Wbp1 gene encoding WW domain-binding protein 1 isoform X3, translating to MARASSRNSSEEAWGALQAPQQQLRELCPGVNTQPYLCESGHCCGETGCCTYYYELWWFWLLWTVLILFSCCCAFRHRRAKLRLQQQQRQREINLLAYHGACHGAGPVPAGSLLDLRLLSAFKPPAYEDVVHHPGTPPPPYTMASGHPLTTSNECPRCSSESCCSAHLEGTNVEGVSSHQSALPHQEGEPRAGLSPVHIPPSCRYRRLTGDSGIELCPCPDSIESEPVKELRAGATQPDLEDHSPCALPPDSMSQVPPVGLTSSYGDIP from the exons ATGGCTCGGGccagcagcaggaacagcagtGAAGAGGCCTGGGGGGCACTTCAGGCGCCGCAACAGCAG CTTCGAGAGCTGTGCCCAGGAGTGAATACCCAGCCCTACCTCTGTGAGAGCGGTCATTGCTGTGGGGAGACTGGCTGCTGCACCTACTACTATGAACTCTGGT GGTTCTGGCTGCTTTGGACTGTCCTCATCCTCTTTAGCTGTTGTTGTGCCTTCCGCCACCGAAGAGCTAAACTCAGGCTGCAACAGCAACAGCGGCAGCGTGAGATCAACTTGCTGGCTTACCATGGGGCATGCCACGGGGCTGGCCCTGTTCCAGCTGGTTCACTGCTTGACCTTC GCCTCCTCAGCGCCTTCAAACCCCCAGCCTATGAGGATGTGGTTCACCACCCAGGCACACCACCACCTCCTTACACTATGGCCTCTGGTCACCCTTTGACTACTTCCAATGAATGCCCCCGCTGCTCTTCTGAATCCTGCTGCTCTGCCCACTTGGAGGGGACAAATGTAGAAGGTGTTTCCTCCCACCAGAGTGCTCTCCCTCATCAGGAGGGTGAGCCCAGGGCAGGATTGAGCCCAGTCCACATACCCCCTTCGTGTCGCTATCGTCGCCTGACTGGTGACTCAGGTATTGAGCTCTGCCCTTGTCCCGACTCCATCGAAAGTGAGCCAGTCAAGGAATTGAGGGCTGGTGCCACCCAACCAGATCTGGAGGACCATTCCCCTTGTGCACTGCCCCCAGACTCTATGTCCCAGGTCCCTCCCGTAGGGCTGACTTCTAGTTATGGGGATATCCCATAA
- the Wbp1 gene encoding WW domain-binding protein 1 isoform X2 codes for MARASSRNSSEEAWGALQAPQQQSPAASSLEGAIWRRAGTQTRALDAILYHPQQSHLLRELCPGVNTQPYLCESGHCCGETGCCTYYYELWWFWLLWTVLILFSCCCAFRHRRAKLRLQQQQRQREINLLAYHGACHGAGPVPAGSLLDLRLLSAFKPPAYEDVVHHPGTPPPPYTMASGHPLTTSNECPRCSSESCCSAHLEGTNVEGVSSHQSALPHQEGEPRAGLSPVHIPPSCRYRRLTGDSGIELCPCPDSIESEPVKELRAGATQPDLEDHSPCALPPDSMSQVPPVGLTSSYGDIP; via the exons ATGGCTCGGGccagcagcaggaacagcagtGAAGAGGCCTGGGGGGCACTTCAGGCGCCGCAACAGCAG AGTCCGGCAGCATCTTCTCTTGAGGGAGCAATTTGGAGACGAGCTGGAACCCAGACTCGCGCCCTGGATGCCATCCTTTATCATCCACAGCAATCCCATCTG CTTCGAGAGCTGTGCCCAGGAGTGAATACCCAGCCCTACCTCTGTGAGAGCGGTCATTGCTGTGGGGAGACTGGCTGCTGCACCTACTACTATGAACTCTGGT GGTTCTGGCTGCTTTGGACTGTCCTCATCCTCTTTAGCTGTTGTTGTGCCTTCCGCCACCGAAGAGCTAAACTCAGGCTGCAACAGCAACAGCGGCAGCGTGAGATCAACTTGCTGGCTTACCATGGGGCATGCCACGGGGCTGGCCCTGTTCCAGCTGGTTCACTGCTTGACCTTC GCCTCCTCAGCGCCTTCAAACCCCCAGCCTATGAGGATGTGGTTCACCACCCAGGCACACCACCACCTCCTTACACTATGGCCTCTGGTCACCCTTTGACTACTTCCAATGAATGCCCCCGCTGCTCTTCTGAATCCTGCTGCTCTGCCCACTTGGAGGGGACAAATGTAGAAGGTGTTTCCTCCCACCAGAGTGCTCTCCCTCATCAGGAGGGTGAGCCCAGGGCAGGATTGAGCCCAGTCCACATACCCCCTTCGTGTCGCTATCGTCGCCTGACTGGTGACTCAGGTATTGAGCTCTGCCCTTGTCCCGACTCCATCGAAAGTGAGCCAGTCAAGGAATTGAGGGCTGGTGCCACCCAACCAGATCTGGAGGACCATTCCCCTTGTGCACTGCCCCCAGACTCTATGTCCCAGGTCCCTCCCGTAGGGCTGACTTCTAGTTATGGGGATATCCCATAA
- the Wbp1 gene encoding WW domain-binding protein 1 isoform X1, giving the protein MARASSRNSSEEAWGALQAPQQQQSPAASSLEGAIWRRAGTQTRALDAILYHPQQSHLLRELCPGVNTQPYLCESGHCCGETGCCTYYYELWWFWLLWTVLILFSCCCAFRHRRAKLRLQQQQRQREINLLAYHGACHGAGPVPAGSLLDLRLLSAFKPPAYEDVVHHPGTPPPPYTMASGHPLTTSNECPRCSSESCCSAHLEGTNVEGVSSHQSALPHQEGEPRAGLSPVHIPPSCRYRRLTGDSGIELCPCPDSIESEPVKELRAGATQPDLEDHSPCALPPDSMSQVPPVGLTSSYGDIP; this is encoded by the exons ATGGCTCGGGccagcagcaggaacagcagtGAAGAGGCCTGGGGGGCACTTCAGGCGCCGCAACAGCAG CAGAGTCCGGCAGCATCTTCTCTTGAGGGAGCAATTTGGAGACGAGCTGGAACCCAGACTCGCGCCCTGGATGCCATCCTTTATCATCCACAGCAATCCCATCTG CTTCGAGAGCTGTGCCCAGGAGTGAATACCCAGCCCTACCTCTGTGAGAGCGGTCATTGCTGTGGGGAGACTGGCTGCTGCACCTACTACTATGAACTCTGGT GGTTCTGGCTGCTTTGGACTGTCCTCATCCTCTTTAGCTGTTGTTGTGCCTTCCGCCACCGAAGAGCTAAACTCAGGCTGCAACAGCAACAGCGGCAGCGTGAGATCAACTTGCTGGCTTACCATGGGGCATGCCACGGGGCTGGCCCTGTTCCAGCTGGTTCACTGCTTGACCTTC GCCTCCTCAGCGCCTTCAAACCCCCAGCCTATGAGGATGTGGTTCACCACCCAGGCACACCACCACCTCCTTACACTATGGCCTCTGGTCACCCTTTGACTACTTCCAATGAATGCCCCCGCTGCTCTTCTGAATCCTGCTGCTCTGCCCACTTGGAGGGGACAAATGTAGAAGGTGTTTCCTCCCACCAGAGTGCTCTCCCTCATCAGGAGGGTGAGCCCAGGGCAGGATTGAGCCCAGTCCACATACCCCCTTCGTGTCGCTATCGTCGCCTGACTGGTGACTCAGGTATTGAGCTCTGCCCTTGTCCCGACTCCATCGAAAGTGAGCCAGTCAAGGAATTGAGGGCTGGTGCCACCCAACCAGATCTGGAGGACCATTCCCCTTGTGCACTGCCCCCAGACTCTATGTCCCAGGTCCCTCCCGTAGGGCTGACTTCTAGTTATGGGGATATCCCATAA